One Brassica napus cultivar Da-Ae chromosome C2, Da-Ae, whole genome shotgun sequence DNA window includes the following coding sequences:
- the LOC106378296 gene encoding uncharacterized protein LOC106378296, with protein MTEKERETESREKNAEERETVRNDEDAEERETLRNDEGAVVFRDETEKKDLEGDYETDDEEDVKSGKEDKMDEAEDTLGRFECEIEESVADFEDEIPTERNEIPESSDDSSKDEIDVREKRMKRRKIHDKLALGSSYYTLYEFKEVVLEYPLSKRRNIKQDRWDKKKVSYVCGIGGKCKWRVYCSYDIESQKWLLKTKYRYHSCTPDGKCKLLKSPVIARLFLDKLRQKADLMPEEIQQIIKEKWKIVSTRNQCQRGRLLALKWLEKEYEEQFAHLRGYAQEIVVSNQGSTAIVDTYKNKAGEDVFNGFYVCFGILRDTWRGYCRPIIGVDGTFLKRAVKGVLLTTV; from the exons AtgacagagaaagagagagagacagaatCGAGAGAAAAGAAtgcagaggagagagagacagtGAGGAACGACGAAGAtgcagaggagagagagacattGAGGAACGATGAAGGGGCTGTGGTTTTTAG agaTGAAACAGAGAAGAAAGACTTAGAAGGAGATTATGAGACAGATGACGAGGAAGACGTGAAATCTGGAAAAGAAGATAAGATGGATGAAGCTGAGGATACTCTTGGTCGATTTGAGTGTGAGATCGAGGAATCAGTAGCTGATTTTGAGGATGAGATTCCAACTGAGAGAAACGAGATTCCAGAGAGTTCGGATGACTCTTCTAAGGATGAGATTGATGTGCGTGAGAAGAggatgaaaagaagaaaaattcatgataaattaGCTTTGGGCAGTAGCTACTACACATTGTATGAGTTTAAAGAGGTAGTCTTGGAGTATCCTTTGAGCAAGAGAAGAAACATTAAGCAAGATAGGTGGGATAAGAAAAAAGTCTCATATGTGTGTGGCATTGGTGGGAAGTGTAAATGGCGGGTTTATTGCTCCTATGATATTGAAAGTCAGAAATGGTTGTTGAAGACGAAGTATAGGTATCATAGTTGCACTCCGGATGGGAAATGCAAGCTGTTGAAAAGTCCGGTGATTGCAAGACTGTTTTTGGATAAGCTGAGACAGAAAGCGGATTTGATGCCGGAGGAGATTCAACAGATTATAAAGGAGAAGTGGAAAATAGTCAGTACACGAAATCAGTGCCAAAGAGGCAGACTTTTAGCTCTGAAATGGCTTGAGAAAGAGTATGAGGAGCAATTTGCTCATCTTCGAGGATATGCACAGGAGATCGTGGTGTCGAATCAGGGTTCCACAGCCATTGTAGACACATACAAAAACAAAGCAGGGGAAGATGTTTTCAATGGTTTTTATGTCTGCTTTGGGATTCTTCGAGACACTTGGAGAGGATATTGTAGGCCAATTATCGGAGTTGATGGTACTTTCTTGAAGAGAGCTGTGAAAGGGGTGTTGCTAACTACTGTTTAA
- the LOC111203118 gene encoding uncharacterized protein LOC111203118 gives MGLKSAMELELPNAEHRKCVKRIVENVKKNHAKKDLLKPRIWDIARSYTKSEFDYNVRKLQAYDLAFCCEDVDNNATESFNSTITKSRAESMVPMLEMIRKQAMEHIAKRHIASMRHEGVCSKYVAKLLAEEKKIADECVTTPATRGVFEVSVDNDRYNVNTIRHTCSYGKWQISGVPCEHAYGAMIDKGLIVAPPEPDQPGRKKKKKQKKFPTIKGKFESPKKKKKNEVEKLGKAGRTVHCGSCGKFFSWEAGRSETYSAYTKSKLSSSDQVQKKKLVMMINHKA, from the exons ATGGGACTGAAAAGTGCCATGGAGTTAGAGTTACCGAATGCTGAGCATAGAAAGTGTGTGAAACGCATTGTGGAGAATGTGAAGAAGAATCATGCCAAGAAAGACTTGCTGAAACCAAGGATATGGGATATTGCTCGGAGCTATACGAAGTCGGAATTTGACTACAATGTCAGGAAGTTACAAGCATACGATTTGGCCTT CTGCTGTGAAGACGTTGACAACAATGCAACAGAGTCCTTTAACTCCACTATCACAAAATCTAGAGCGGAATCAATGGTCCCAATGCTTGAGATGATAAGGAAGCAAGCAATGGAACACATTGCCAAAAGACACATCGCATCGATGAGGCATGAGGGGGTTTGTTCAAAGTATGTAGCTAAACTGCTTGcagaggagaagaagatcgCAGATGAATGTGTGACGACACCTGCAACCCGTGGAGTCTTTGAGGTCTCTGTAGACAATGATAGATATAATGTCAACACAATAAGGCATACATGTTCATACGGAAAATGGCAAATAAGTGGAGTTCCGTGTGAGCACGCTTATGGAGCAATGATCGATAAAG GATTGATAGTTGCTCCTCCAGAACCTGATCAACccgggagaaagaagaagaagaagcaaaagaaattccCTACAATAAAAGGCAAATTCGAAtcaccaaagaagaagaagaagaacgaagTGGAGAAGCTTGGAAAAGCTGGTCGGACAGTTCATTGTGGTTCTTGCG GGAAATTCTTCTCATGGGAAGCAGGACGAAGTGAGACTTACTCAGCCTACACAAAGTCAAAGCTAAGCAGCTCCGATCaagttcagaagaagaagctcgtGATGATGATCAACCACAAAGCCTGA